The genomic region AATTACATAAAAACTGACAAGCATCTTCTATGTTTTTCCTGCAAAAGTTACCATACTTTCATAAATTACACAAGCAAGAAACAAATATGTATTCTAATATTCAGACAATGTTTGCCATGCATtagtattatatatttattagagtatgatttttttttttcaagattgaaggcttttattgtcattcgtaCATAGCTTGAGTGTAtttatgacgatgaaaatctctggtcacaggctcctccaacagtgcaacacaataacacagatgaAATAgttcaataaataaaatagaatataatagaaacagtgcagaatagtctatatacagtaattggaatattgatatatgagttgcaaacagatgaatgttatgtatgttcttccaaaagttcaTTGGTTGCTGAACAAGTGTTTTTTAGTGTTTTAAAATCTTaaatatgatttattttgtatgtgaATGGCAGAGTGATGTCCATTCTTTGATGTTTTTCAGAACCTGCTGATTGAGCGTAAAGGTCGGAGGTTCATGCTGATGGGAGGTTACATCCTCATGACCATCTGGGCTGTGGTCTTCACAATTGCTCTGTCATTTGAGGTATTTAACATCACTTAACCTACCCACATAACCTATATGTTATACTAGTCCAATGCTAATTCATAGTTGTGATTATTATATGAGGTTTCGGCAGTGAAAGTCTATCATTAATTTATGAAATTTGAAAGGGATCTGGTTTCTTTTTCTGAGAGGCTCACtgtttatttttctcttttctgtACACATGCAAACAGCACTATACATCCTGGATGCCTTACCTGAGCATGGCCTGCATATTCACATACATCCTCAGCTTTGGCATGGGACCAGGTCTGTTTGAAGCCTTTTTTTATATACTATGGTCAAATCTAAAACATACAAACACAATTAGAAAGTATGAAATTGACTTTTGATTGTCTTCGGGTTTTATGTTTCAGTATTTGTAAGCGACTGAAagaatattgcttttatttgactttttaattgttatttaatttaatttttgttgttattttgttgtAAGAAGGGGTAGGTAAAATAAgattttcttctccctgctcctttccaTCATGCGCTATAAAAAGAAACCAGTATAAGTGTACATGTTTTGTAAAGTtgtacatgttttgtttgaaaataactgccatgtgtggaataaacaaataaataaatacaatttcacATCAAGATGCATTCATGAAATTAAAATAATCACAGCCTTCCAGATAAATAAATTAACTACTAATACTATATAAGAAATGTCCATATTATGTTTTGAATACAATTTTTTTCTTTAATGACAATTTCGAGTTCTACTGTAATGAAGCAACTTATCACTATTATGCGTTATCAAAAACCAGTACGGGTCAGGCTATAAAAGACAGATTATTTATACTGTTAATAATATAGACGTGGTATGAAGCTCTGTtctatatgtttttgtttttccttaGCTGGAGTGACTGGCATTCTGCCGACGGAGCTCTTCGATCAGAGGTCTCGGCCGGCCGCCTACATGATCGCGGGCTCCATGATGTGGCTCAACCTCTTCATCATGGGGATGATCTTTCCCTTTATAATGGTCAGTCTGTCACTTCACATCCACATCACATGTAAAGACAATGAATACATATGCACACGTTGAGGAAATTAAAAAGTAGAGTGCAACATTATCAAAAGAGAAAATTAAAGCATTATTTTAAACATGCTCCTTGTTTGTTTCCCATCTCCAACTCTACTATATATTTACATAAACAATATCTGTCAAAGGAGTTTACTGCTGGAATGTGATAGACGATGAGTGTGTAGGTCaattaacaaataaaaaaaattattaaatgaAAATGAGCAAATAAGGTGGTAAACACATAACACCTAGTGAAAGATTATTAAGATATTGTATGCTGTACTTTCAGTCTAGTCCTTTTTTGGTGTATTCTTTCTTGGTTGTTTCCTTTAAATTGAATGcttcattgttttttttaatatcatTTTGTAATATTGTCATTGTCAGACCAAATGTAATTATAACTTCCATATAAAATAACAAGCAAACATGCTTAAAGAAAAAAAGGGTTTATGGTTAATCTAtttattatagaattaaatgaaacaTAACCTCTTTAATCGCCTTTCttgagatgggggggggggttgatttATCTAATGATTAAGTGACTTAAGACGCAGGGTAAAATGCCCAATGATTAACTTCTTATAAATAACAAAAGGCATCTTATAGCGCCACCCAGAGTTCATAGTCTAAAACTGAGGCTTTATGGAATTTGAAGTTAAGCTTTTAGTTCAAACATTCCCAATAATataatgttttaatgttttattgaaTACATAAACAACAAAATAACAGGCAAACTTGTTTCAAATTGTAGCACATCATCAGACATTTCAGTAGTCATTGACATATCTTCACATCAGTCTGATGGCTCTCTGCTACTTTCTTTTACAGAGTGAATTGAGCGAGTTCTGCTTTGTGCCTTTCGGAGCCGTCTGCCTGCTGTCTGCGCTGTTTGTCGGTCTCTTCCTGCCTGAGACAAAGGGGAAGTCTCTGTCAGCCATCACAAGTGAATTTCACAAGCTCAACTTCAAAGGCCAGGACGAAAAGTGTTTGTCGCAAACTACGACTCAGTATCAGTTGGGTGAAGTGTGTCTCTCAACGGCCTTGTAGACTGACTGCTGAAAATCAAACACAAATGGCCCACTGTGAGACTCGAGCTGCTTGAGCTGGGAGAACCCATGAATGTCTGAACGATCACATCCCCCAAACAACTTGGAGCAATTATTACTCCGTTATCTTGAATGTATGTTCTATTCCTATGGATTCCTAATGATATCTTCACATGGTTCACTCATTGATGACGTTAAAAAAGCTACTCAAAAACCACTGAACATGAAGACACTGCATACAAAGCAGTACTTAAAAACTAGGATAGACACCATCTATCTATTACATCTAAATCAATAAGACTAGATAGTGTCTATCCTAGTATCCTGTGCTGCTCTTTGATTTCTTTATTGTTTATTGTAATTAAAATCACTGTATATCCACAGAATATAAGTCATCTGCTCCTTCTGAAGACAAAACACTTGTTTTTAGTTAACAAATAAAGccttttctttagttgtttctTGTTTTTTAACTAATAAACACCAATATATTTAGAGTTATAAACAACCATGGCagacctttttttctcttttcatgGGTCAAAGGTCAGACTGAGTTGCACATCAGTCCAAGCAGCGCATAAATCTAGAACAAAATAAATCTCTTAAAATAAGAATAAAGAGCTAAGttcaacatttttattataaaCTGAATGCATCAGTATAcctcattaaaaaaaacaatgtaataatgtaaagCGTTCATGCATTTAGTTTGTACTGATATCTACTGTATTTACATGACTGAAATATGTGCAATAGTTATGTTGAATGTCGACATTTTTGTTTTCATGATCTAACCCTGAGCCAATTAAAGTCTTTTCCAGTTATTACCCGTCaacttgtgtgttatgtagctttttatgcatgtaaacggtctgcagagtcacaaaccctcaaagtacaccctgtagcgagtaaaactcaaacacagaaaatacctgtctatgctgccccagaacgcaaGTGACGTAACGACGACCCAATGGACCAATTGGTcccaatggaccaatccgtggagctcctcacacgcacacactctctcagcggcaaaactgtgacgcgctggggggggggtgctagtggagcctcgcaacGGCAAAAATGTGGCGcacttacactgtaggtgcgctgcgtttgggggtgcgggtggagcctcgcagatgggggtgctgcagccccctcaacACCCCCCATTCCCACGTCCATgttgctcaggctgagttcaggctgagtttcgcgatgtctcgctgtctcgcagaccccacgcagcaaccaggaaacgacaccagtaacccagctcacactgtccgctcctcacagCAGAGAGCcgtgcaacgtcccgccaacacggcacccagaccccacgcagcattctcatctgtttgtcattactggtgtcattttctggttgctaacgccattgtaacacataatcactgatgttccgctgtaacggtggtggactcatcagaacagagtcggcgagctgaccaatcaaagCACAGTGGGCTTATAGGAAGGGGggtaggagctccaacaagccgtgtaggacagagtgaatacacatactatacagagatgctgtatgagaaaccaatgtcattttggaacattgcacgatttaaatctattctagtagacctcaacaatggaattatgatcagtagaaatggccatgacatgggacctttaacacctTTTACAGTTTTTCAATGCTTTTATCAACaagtgtcttttatacatgataCAGTAATAAAGTCACATCAGCAAAGTGTTTAAAATGGAAAACAAAACATCATTAGATTTTTGCTTAATATTTTTTAAGACACTGTTAATAGCTTTCTTTAAAGACTCGCTCCGAATCATAAAATTcagtttaaagaggacatattgtgctcattttcaggttcatatttttattttgtgccTTTACAATgacatatttaaatgatttaatttCAAAACGTCCTTTATTatgcaaaatatatatatatatatatatatatatatatgaaaacattaagtcaaatcacttcatactgtttaatgttgttacggttattgaatacaattatataaaaaataatctctgcattgtttagttagttctaagtggtgaaTGTACAactggcccagtctcctctgatgttacactgcatcctgcctgtgagacagagtccaaccatacagtcctgcaatacacatgctacagctgcccagctgctcactgtttgtaaaagtaaataaatagtattttcatttcaataatgtactttctataccctgcttcataatttattgtatttattttacctttatttaaccagataaaaaagcattgagatacaatttcatttacaatgctgacctggtcaagaaggcagcaacgttacacataacacaaacatataaaatacagagaacataactaagaaaacaaaagactaAAAAGCAGTctctacattgtgcacatttggacagtaagaaaggtgcactacttattactgcaagatcagctggtggtaaggacttcagacaacttcaatttaaaacaataaataaacaatactgacatccctgtgctcctccgagtctgggggtccggggttGTGAGGACAGTGCGAGGACACAGATCAGCTGATCCGgaaaatagagagagagagagagagagagagagagagagagagagagagagagagagagagagagagagagagagagagagagagctgcggtccgcggggacacggacaatttgcgaatgagttctgccttttgtaagctgaatttatcaataatttgtcaataaatatgggcgaaaaacgtcacttgtccgtcGGACATGTCAATGGAaatatgtagcctacttgtccgatattgtaaataacacgtcccggacgatCGGACGTGTGCTTTTTCGCACACTCACCAgtaaagggaaaacccccaaaagcacaatagggccttcTTTAACAAGAGGATTATTTCTTATTTTAAGGAGATAATTGTGTTCTAGCATGCATTTAGAAGATAAATTAAGTTGTTGTTATAAGTCAGAGATAAGGACGTCAAAGAAATGTGTGTGATGACATCAATTGCTGCTTAACTGAGTTTAAGGAATTCATCTTGGTGCAGAGGTCAGGATTTGTTATATAGACCCACACCTATAATCTGGCCCAGACTTGGACTTCTGTCCTCCAACAAAATCCCCTCCCACTAAATCCTAAACTTTCGAGAAAATATTTCTTATAACAATCAACCAGACATGCCAGGAGGATCTAGTTCAGCGTCTGCTCATCCCTATCGCGCACGTCATGAACAAGACAATGTTGATCTAACATCCTGAATGGACAACCAGAGTTTATATGTAACTTGACTtccatactgtatataacctgGTCCTCTCATGCTCTGTCCTGTAGCCAATATCCAGGGAGCCAGCACTAAAGATGGAAGATGCATCAGGAAAGGTAGGTGCATTTTCTTAGATTTCAGCGCTGTTTGTGAATTAAGATTATTTTTGCCTGTAATCCACAGTATTACTAAATACATGcaatttaatttgtttttttaattatatatcATTCATTACAATAATGTATAAAGCAATAGTGTGCACTTACATGCAGTGGTGAAGGAAgcattcagattatttaataaagtaaaAGTAATAACACGGCAACATAATAGTAAAAGTCCTAATATTTTACCTAGTAGGCTACTATAAGCACACATTTACTTGAATTATCAACAGTAAACAAATCATGAAAGACCACATTTTATCTCTCTTAGTGTTCATTTACATATCACATAAGACATAGTTGGTCAAGGTGAAAGTGAccgtaacattttaaataaagtttgaGTATTTTAATCTATACCTACTCATTATATTTCATACATCATTTATATGTCTTGATAAATCAATACAGTTATAGTTGTCGAGTTGAAAAACAGAGGAGGTTAATTTGTATATATGATTTTCCATTTACCGTTTTAGCTTCAGTACTGGAGACTTTATCTGCTGTCGATGGTGTTGGGAATTGGGGGATCGTTTCAGTATGGGATTCAAGTTTCTGTCATCGCTTCTCCAGCAGTGGTAAGATTTCTattcgtttttttgttgttgttgtggttaCGGAAACGTTAACTCAGTGTTGCAATTGTATTAGAAAAATTATGGTATTTTTAATCTTATTTTTACTgtaaattgcattttttttaaacagggtTGATCAGTAGACCACCCTAACATGTCCCCTGACCTTTCTGCAGCATGTTCAGAGTTTTGTGAACCACACCTGGTTGTGGAGGTACGGAGCTCCAGTGGATGACTCCTCCAACCAGCTCATCTGGTCCTTCATCGTGGCCGTGTTGAGTCTTGGGGCCGTGGCCGGGGCCGTTCACAGCGGCAGCATTCCCGTCACTTACGGCAGGTATAGAGATACACACTTTTATACAATTATATTGTCTGAAAGACGTCTGTTGGGTGAGATAGATCGTCAGAATGTTTGCTAAAATGTCTGGTTTTAAAACCTCTCTGACTCAGAGAGCCAAAAGAAAGAGTTGGCCAACATTCAGGTTCATGTTTAATAAGACAATTAGATTcagaaatgtgtgtttggtaCTGACAAATTAGATAAAACAACACTCACCATAGGCTACACAGTACAACATACAATCCatacaaacaaaaaataaattgcATCTTAAAGTGACTGAGTGGCAGTCTTAATAAAAGTTCTGGATTGTTCTTCCACTGAATCTATTTATACATGATACAATTGCCCAGAATCACACTTCTTCAGCTACAAAAGTTGAAAATGTATAGTTTGCTCTGTGCAAAAGCTACATGAATATGCTAACCAGACCAGATTTGGCCAACAAGTGGGTAAAACACATAAGGTAACTTATGTCAGCAGTGTAAACATCTttattgtttcttttgtttttgcAGGAAAAAAGCTCTCTTGTTCAACAATGTAGTGGCGATTGTGGCTGCCATTCTCATGGTCTTCAGTCGAATGGCCAAGTCTTTTGAGATGATCTTGCTGGGCAGATTCCTCTACGGATATAATGTTGGTATGTTCTGATTATGAGAAAGAGTGTCAGGCATAATGGGAACAATTATTACAAGagttttcatttatttgaccTACTCTTTTAATTGAATCAAAAGTATAGTTGGCATTTTTGCTCAGATTGTTTAGCTATTTTCTCCTTGTCTTGTCTCTCCCCACAGGTCTTGGCTTGAGTGTGCACCTCATGTACCTCGGAGAGAGTTCTCCAAAGAAACTCAGGGGTTTCATGACTCTCACAGGCTCAATATTCATTGGATTTGGAAAGGTCATTGGTCAAATAATTGGCATCAAGTAAGAACTGATTTATGGTACTCTAATATTTATgagaaaaacatattttcaagaaataaataaaatgaataccTATATAAAAAATGTGCCTACGCAGTCAAATGCCATGAGTTGTTCATTAACGGACTAAAGCGCAATAACTTTTCAACTTTGTTTTAATAATTAGTAAGCATTAGAGCAGCAAAAGTGATGTCGTAAGCTATCTTAATTTCTGTAACGTAAGGGCCAATTCGAATATCTACAGTATTTCCTTTTTCCTGCTACTTAACAGATTTCCTTTGTTCTTCACTGTTTAGGGAGATAATGGGAACAGAAGACATGTGGCCATACCTCTTAGCTGTCAGTGGTATTCCTGCCATCCTGCAGCTTGTGACGCTGCTTTTCTTCCCTGAGTCACCCAGATACCTTTACATTGACAAAGGAGACACTGAAGGCAGCATAAAAGGTGAGTGGACTCTGTGTCCATTCTGGATTCTAAAGTTTACCGATACCCTTTAAAGTTTAGACACAGTGAACTGAGCTTTCATCCATTGCCtcatccaaataaataaaaaaaacagccaCAAACACATCTTGTTGCATTCAAGGATGTGTTGTTGAACGCTGTGATAGAGTTGAAACCATGGTAGCAAAAAAAAATCGTGgcatgaatgaatgttgctaaTAATATTTGCAAACTCTTCCTACATGAAACAGCTCAAAACAAGGTCTGTTAATTATCTTGGGTCATGATTCCTGGAAAGAGATAttgctgttgtgtttttcaaATTAACTGTTTTTGCACTTTGACCACCACAAACAAGTGCTTCTTATTCCCATTATTACTATAGCAGATATCCCAACTACTACAACTAGCCACTTGCACTAGTTCTATTTACATTAATAAGTAGCAACCCAGGGCAGATGTGTGAACATTTGTTCTTTCTTTCGGTGAACTGTCCAACATTTCAAGCACAGACAGGTTTAGTAGTTTTAGTCACAGTATTAAAACTCTAGCATGATGCgtgatgtgtgtttatgtgaaaGCTTTGCAGTGGCTGTGGCAGGAGGACGACTTAAAACTGGAGCTGGACGACatgaagaaagagagagagagcactcaGGGAGAGAAGGCGAAGACTGTGAAGGATGTCCTCTGCTCTCGCTGTGTGAGATGGCAGCTTCTGACTCTCATCATCCCCTGTGCTGGGGTTCAGTTCTGCGGCATCAACGCTGTATGTTCAGCTCAGCTTTCCCCGTAAAAAATACATTGGCATCTCTTTTTCAGACACAGCTTGATCCGGTTAATGGCCTCTCATATTTCTTTCTCTCCTCCAGCTGTATTTTTACGCCTTTGACATCTTCCGTGAGTCTGGAGTGCCTGAGAACCAGATGCATTACTTGGCCATTGGCCTTggagccacagagctcttcacAGTGACGCTGTGTGTGAGTATCTCTTCAAAGGAGAATGAAACTGACTCGTGAAAATACACTGACACATGAAGGATGTTAAAATAATCCAAATATGGACACGCGAAAAACGTTTTTAGGTTATGAA from Pseudochaenichthys georgianus chromosome 5, fPseGeo1.2, whole genome shotgun sequence harbors:
- the LOC117447195 gene encoding solute carrier family 2, facilitated glucose transporter member 11-like, which codes for MEDASGKLQYWRLYLLSMVLGIGGSFQYGIQVSVIASPAVHVQSFVNHTWLWRYGAPVDDSSNQLIWSFIVAVLSLGAVAGAVHSGSIPVTYGRKKALLFNNVVAIVAAILMVFSRMAKSFEMILLGRFLYGYNVGLGLSVHLMYLGESSPKKLRGFMTLTGSIFIGFGKVIGQIIGIKEIMGTEDMWPYLLAVSGIPAILQLVTLLFFPESPRYLYIDKGDTEGSIKALQWLWQEDDLKLELDDMKKERESTQGEKAKTVKDVLCSRCVRWQLLTLIIPCAGVQFCGINALYFYAFDIFRESGVPENQMHYLAIGLGATELFTVTLCSFLIDRAGRKKLMGYGYLLMGITMCVLTVMLSIKDLNPWIPYVNIGLIFCVICIYGLGPSGVSMALPADLFLQAWRPSAYVISGTVNWISMFLVAMLFGYFVDALGQFCFLIFVAYSIFSAAFLLYFVPETKGKTMVEIMEDFNKLNYKNRGADTERTDIDLATKF